The stretch of DNA ATTTTTGAAACCTAAGGacaaatttttaaagtgtttatttaaaataagagtaaaaacccattacctgtttttaaaaatagttctgaAGCAAGTTTTTCATGGGCTACTGGCAAGTGTGTACAATTCTACATAAGATTCTTATATAGACATGAAAGTAGATCCTACagatctttttactttttctcctcAAATATTAACAGAACTTTGAATACAAAGATAGGAAAGATAAAGCTACCTTACATTTTAGATAGCTCCATTTAACTAAATCTTTATGTgggttatttttaaatacataaggAGGCATCCATTaaatagtatattttaattttttatacatttatgcATTTGTCATATTTATTATTGCATCACTCATTAGATGTATGACCATGTAGTGATCATATTCCCCTGATAGAAAGTTTGGTATATTCCCATGATATAAAGCATTGTATCAAGAggacttttttaggttctttttagCTAACTACATTAATAGCTTCATTATTAAATAGTGAAACTTCATTTAAATGCATCATCAAAGTTAACCTCTCGTGCCAccaaaaaatgggggaaaaaaatctatgctGTAGAGTACAAATTTTGCACTTAATATTTGAagtgtatcagaatcacctgtaaaacttttctaaaaataaacatttctctctatatgttttaaacaaatgattctcatctcagatggtaaagaatctgcctgcagtgcaaaagacctgggttcaatccctggatcaggaagttccctggagaagggaatggcaacccactccagtattcttgcctagaaaatccaatggacaaaggagcctggagggctacagtccatggggttgcaaagaataggacatgaatgagtgactgacactttgacttttcaccaAAAATTGAGAGACTTTTacagaaagtttaaaatatagGTGAAGTTCAGCCAGTTATCTTAGAACTTTCTCAATTTCACATGCATGGTCAACCTAAGAATACATGATAAGAAAAATTCAAAGatgaaataagtattttaaatgtgCTTAGTTTCTTATACACTCTACTAAACCCATTTCATCTGATGGAGTAGATCATTCATACGCCTCAGTGCTGTGACAGGAGGCACAGGTAACGCTGAGTTCAGAAGGAGACATTACAGATAGCGCATCTGaaaaggcttcacagaggagggtGCTTTCAGCCGGGTGTTAAAGGATAGAATAGGGTAATACTGATATTTGTAGAGGActtcttcattttattatttggtTCTCATAACTGTCCAGTGGCATTAACATGAGAGTGTGGATCGGGAAACTAATCAAAGAGTTTAGTTGCTGTGGGGTTCGGGTTGCTACAGATACAAAAGGGACTGCATATTACACTAAAAGCTGAAACAATTCCTAAATGTAGTGGAATGGTTAAGGGCTTTCAGGTTAGAAAGTAGCCTTAGCCTGTTCCCTTTTCTGATGatcctgaaatttttttaaacctcagcAACTAAATACATTATAATTCGTGAAGAAAGGTAGAGGATGTAGATAGAACTTTGGAGAAAGAGAATGAATTGTCTTGAAGCAGTGGATTTGAATTTGCTGTATCGGAAAATTTATGCAGATTTTGTAACTGACCATTAGAAATTATAAGTaacaataagaaataagaaattcaAATTCAGAGAAGGATTCCAAGTTGTAAATGGTAGATTTACAGAAGACTAAAATTGGTATACTATATCTGATCTCATTCATTCTGCAAACACTTATTCAAAGGTCTTTATAATATGCCAAGTCCTATAATAACCACAGAAGATGCTAACCACATGAGATACTGTCCCTGTGATTTAGGATTCTCAAAGAATGAGTAGGAGATAGGAATTTACCAGCTAGGTAAAGTGATATGCAAAGTTAAGGTCTGCTTGTAGAACTGTAAGGATTACATAGCACCTAAGGAACTCAGAGGACATAAGGCTGGCAAAGTAGTGTTCCTCCCTGTCATCCGTAATTTACCATATGCAGGCAATATGATACACACACATAGctgttaaaaacattttatctCTTTCTCTTCAAACGAGCAGATCATTCCAAATCACTAGAGGCATTATTTACAACTTGAATTCAGGTGGATAGTCAACAAATTCCCAACTAAAAGCTTGATGCAGTTATATTTGAGTCATCAGTAAAAGTTTCAAAGCTTGAATACTTTTCAGATAACTTTCAGTACGTTCATTATTCTGATACCTTACTGATTTGGAAAGTTTGTAATTGCCTTCTTCATATGGGTTACATTTCTCTGCTTATTTTGATAAATAATATTActtaataagtaaaataagtaaTACTATTTAGTGCAGCTTTATGAAAGAGTTTCCATAAgccatgcttttttaaaaaaaaatctagatttgTAGTAAACTTTAATCACCATAAGTTTATgaagcatttatattttaatcacCATAAGGTTATAACATTTTCTATTATGGTTAGTAAGGCTTGTaaacttgaaaattaaataaattgaagCTAAAATGCAATCTTTTCCAGATTATTctcaagtaaaaaaaagaaatttatttacatattaaaaaagagtaaaCAAGGCTACCCATTGAAGAAAACTGCATGTTTAGAATACTATGTTTGTTTATTCAGCTTTCACTTCAGAGTTGTATTTGAAAAAGATAAACTAGTAAGTGTTAATGATTTTTTAGAAGGTATTCAGtggtaatatttttcttttacaggTTGAAGAAGAAGGCTTACAAATTTGTGTTGAAATATGTGGTTGTGCTCTACAACTAGATCTTCATGATGATCCCAAAACTAAATGTCTAATTTATAAAACAATTGCACATTTTCTACCAAATGATTTGGAGATTCTCAGGATTTGCGCACTCTCGATATTCTTTCTTGAGCGCTCCTTGGAAGCTTATCGTACTGTCGAAGAGCTTTACAAACGCCCAGACGAGGAATACAATGAAGGCTCAAGCAGTGTTCAGAATCGCGTTCGTTTTGAATTACTTCCAATTTTGAAAAAGGGATTGTTTTTTGATCCTGAATTCTGGAACTTCATAATGATTAAGAAAAACTGTGTAGCATTACTGAGTGATAAATCAGCAGTTAGATTTCTAAATGAAAGTGCACTGGAAAATTCTACAGGTAATGTAAAAAAGGCATTGGATCAGCACGGTTTAGAGGAAGGGCTTGACTCTCTTACAGATCAAAGCACTGGAGAGCTTGATCCTGATGATATATCTGGAGTGCAACCAAAAGGCCCTATTAATGCAAAGAAAAACCTTACAGCTCTTAATGCTTCCAGAGTAGATCACAATGTCCCAAGGCATCGGTGTATGTTATGTAACAAGGAATTTTTAGGTGGTCACATTGTAAGGCATGCCCAGGCTCATCAGAAAAAGGGCAGTTTTTCATGTGTGATATGTGGCAGGAAATTTAGAAACAAAGGACTTATGCAGAAGCATTTAAAGAATCACGTTAAGAAAATACAGAGACAGCAAATTGCTGCAGCTCAGCAAGAGGATCAAGAAAGTCCTGCTTTGGAAGAAATGAATTGTTCTGAtactttcatttcatttgaaAATGGGAATTCTGATAATAAGGATTTGGAAGTAGAGACTATTACTGGTTCCAGTGACGGAAAAAAAGACGTCATCCCTGCACATGTGGGTGAATTCACTGAAATTCCTGTCAATGTATCAGAAGATGTTATTGAAAACATTACTGAAAATGGCAGCCCTGATACTTCTTTAAATAATGTCTCAGAGCCATTACCTATCTGTGTGGATGactatgaggaggaagaagatgaggAAGGTGATTATGAAGAAGATGACTATGACCTGAATCAAGAAAGTTCAGTACTTCATAAAATCAATGGAGCTGTGTGCCATCCAAAAGACATATATGCAACAGATCAAGAAGGAAATTTTAAGTGCCCTGCTCTTGGCTGTGTCAGGATTTTTAAACGAATTGGATTTCTGAATAAGCACGCAAGGACTGTACATCCAACTGATTTAAATGTGCGGCAAACAGTAATGAAGTGGAgcaaaggaaaatgcaaattttgtcaaaggcaatTTGAAGATTCTCAACATTTTATAGATCACCTTAATAGACACAGCTATCcaaatgtgtatttttgtttgcattttaattGCAATGAATCATTTAAGCTGCCATTCCAACTTGCTCAGCACACAAAAAGTCACAGGATATTTCAAGCTCAGTGTAGTTTTCCAGAATGCCATGagctttttgaagatcttcctctGCTATATGAACATGAAGCTCAGCACTATTTAAGTAAAACACCAGAATCATCTGCACAACCAAGTGAAACAATTCTTTGGGATGTTCTTACAGACGCAAAatctaatcatcaggaaaaagaCTCATCTGGTAATGAGAGACAGACTATTAGTCTGCCAGTTTCTACTAGCAAATCAAGGAAAGATGTTACAGAACCAAAGACGTGCATAGAAAGTGTGGAGAAGAAAACAGACCGTGTAATTCAGAATGGAAATGAACATTCTGATGACACTGTTTCTGATACAAGCTTGACAGACCAAAAGATGACTGACATAGAGCCAAATTCTGAAAATAATTGTAGTATTAATGATTTAGTCAATGGACACAGTGGAATAGAGCAAACACCTTTAGTTTCATCAGATCCTGCTTTCAAAATTGATACAAATAGAATCAGGACAGAAAACGGTTCCATTTTACCCAGTGTTGTACCACAAGAACACAGTACCCTGCCAGTATCTCAGGCACCTTCCAAACCAAATCCGACGAGCGAACATACTTCATATGGCTTAATTTTAACAAAGCCATATGTCAGACCATTGCCTCCCAGTTACCTTGATGAACGGTACCTTAGTATGCCAAAACGCAGAAAATTTCTGACTGATAGGGTAGATGCCTGTTCTGATCAAGATAACGTTtgtaaaaaatcagtgaaaagatTAAGATGTGGCAAATGCCTGACCACCTACTGTAATGCAGAAGCACTTGAGGCTCACCTTGCACAAAAGAAATGTCAGACCCTCTTTGGATTTGATTCAGATGATGAAAGTAAGTCTGCTGTCTTCTCAGTAGGTATATCTGTAGAAGTAGAAAATGCCATAAATCGTCATACGGTTAAAAAAATTGACATTTGTATAACACAGATAATAAAGCACTACTCCGTACATTATTTCCTGTAATCCATACAACCACCATAAGGTTCTGTTCCTGTTTTATAGATCAAGCAACTGACATTCACAAGTAATTTGCATAGGCATAGGCCTATGAACTTGTGGAAGCCAGAACTTAAACAcaattttttcatacttttggaTCATACATTTTAACTACCTGAGGCTTTTCTTCATCCCATGTTTTTATGTAATAAGAAATCTGAAGACAAACTAATTATGATGAAAGTGTTTTTTATCTGCATGCCAGAATATAAACCAAGTGAAGCTGAGCCTctattacaaaaacaaaaattaagaaaaataataaaaacaaaataattgaaaaacaaaCTGAGCTAAAGAAGAACATGCTTTTCTACTAGTATTAATATTCTTTGAATGAGTAAGGATATAAATAAACAGGAAATCTAACTTTAGAATACTAGATGAACAtctataaaatatgaattaaCAGACGTGTTCTGTTTTACAGGTGCCTgataaaaatgtttcagaaagATCTGTCGATCAAGCAGTAGTGTGCAAAAAGCACTACAAGAAAATGCATCATCAGTTTGCTATTTCCCTGATGGCCTTAATTTTAGAGCGATCTTGGATTACTAAAGATAAAGACAAAGCACATTTTCTAGAATGAACCCACAGAGGAGATGTGCTGGTTTAGACTCCAAAAGGGTTATTACAAAACTCCCAAAGTACCAGTTATCCAGaaaaaccacatttttttttttttttttttaaagaagttgatGATGATCAATAGCAGCATGTTCAGTTTCGCTTATATGAGAAACATGTTCAGGCAACTAGTCAAAAAGGATAACCAGCTATGGCcttacagaaagggaaagactaacccattatatatatatatggacatatatatatataaaagaaggaaTGGTTTACAATAAACAATTTACAGTATTCTACAAATAGGATTCTTGTCATGCATAATCAGATTTTGTCCTTCTTTTGGGTCAAACATGCTTCAAGGAACCATTTCTATttggtttattattatttagaaaCTGATAGAATAAAACTTGACTTATCACCATCCTAGCCATAAAAGATTATAACTTGTTTCCAGAGGATTGATTAGGTCAGAGTTCAGTGAATGGCATGCCAGCATTGAAAATTAACAGGAGACAAAACAATAGTGCTTTGCTAATGAGCTCTTGACAGAACCTCccactttccatttttataataCCAACGAGCTGTAAAGCAGCAGCCTCAATAGAAAACATATTATCAGTAACTCTGGGGAGAGATGGGAGGAATGTAAGACCATTAAAGGCTGTCTTAGATGTCTTAGTTGAAAGAAAACACTGAATTGCAAATTTTTCAATGTGAATAATGGTATAAGCACACTGGGATATTTCTATTTGTATATAGAGTAGTGTTAGGACATTGCCTGATGATTCATAGTAAGGTCCTTTAGACATTAATGTGAATTATCTAAGTACAGTCCTATGAAAATAActggctgtaaaaaaaaaaaccatgcagCCAAGAATCAGGTCAAGAATTCATTGGTTTTATTCCATTAGGAGAGTTTATTCTAAAATAAGCCATATTACTCatgctttcttatttatttctgatAAATTTGGCCTGAAtagtaatttttatatataaaaggaaatatttacacaaaaacttgcacaGCAAGAACACAGTAAGATATATtgatgcatttattttctttgatgaccagTAATTTTCCTAAGGAAGATTTTAACTTAATAGCcaataaattgtttaaaaagtttttaaaaataccctcTCAGATGTGTTCCACTTGTATAGTCTTTAAAAGAAGAAGCTTAAAGACTTCCTTTTACCTAATAGGGTATTAATCTATAGCAGGGGTAAAATGAACAAAAGCTGCaaaggtagattctttaaaaaCAGAGCTATTAACATACAAATATGTCAACCAAATATTCCAGTTATTCCAACTGGTCTATTCTTGTTCAAAGTATATAATCTCATCAGACCCTACATTATAAATTTTGGGATATTAAAGCTTATTGAATGAAGCTACTAAGGAAGTGAGACTTTTCTTCATGGACAGGATCCAGACTTTATTAAATTAGGATTTCCAGGTCATGATAAAtcagacatttaaaataatgtcccaattttattagtttatttatcACAGGCATTTACTACTATGCAATTGATAGTCGGCAGTCCATTTCAGTCAagtcaggtttttgttttgttatgtagCCTATATTAGGCTAtggattttacatttaaataacaTAAGATAAACAACTTGATCAGATGTTTATGTCTTTTaaggatataaagaaaaaaacattttccatGCTTCCTGATACTAAAATATAATACTTGAgttctatttcagttcagtcatgtatTAAAAAAGCCTGTTTGGAAACTAGTTCATATGGGCAGTgaagttattttgaaatatttctgctttgtatGTTTTCCAGAAGTTTTAAACCACAGCTTAACATTTTAtcacatttttaactttttatttttttataagttGTAACTATTGACATAAATTCATGTCTGCAAattgttttcattcattctgtAGTTCATaccaaaatgttttaaacatattCCAcgttatttttttgtctttaatttgaggttttatttctacttttgttttgCTAAGGGAAAACTTTCTGAAAGACTGAGCTCAAATTGTTTATACATCAAGGGATTGTTACATAAAATTCTGTTGGACCACATTGTTCTAATTCTAACCTCTTTACTTATCAAATGATTGCTATTGAAAGAATATGTGCATTTTCTTATGTATGCCTTATAAAACTTACATCATTTTGCTTTTACGAGGTGCGTAAACTTCCAACAGTTCTAGTGTGAGATTCAGAAGACAAGGAAGCTTTCTTCTTATTCCTCaaaatcttctttttcttctctactccTTCTATTTTAAGGATGTGTTTATCTTACATGGACCAGATTTCAATCCTTCATTgtcaaataaaaatttccatttaaatattaaatactagCTTTCTGCTATGTTTCAGTAAGGTCAAAAGAATAGCAAATCTGAAACTTTGCTGCTCAGATATTATGGAGAAGATAGAAAAGGAGACCCTTTGTGGACAAGGACACTGGTACTTTGGGCTTTagccatattttttattttcttttaaaccacCAATTATATAATGAAAAGATAACTTATAACATCAAACTTGTGATTCTTTTCAAATCACACTTGAAAGTACAGCCGTACTCCTTTCATATTTGGTTCAAACTGTAGTATGGGTGAAAAACCTAAAAAGAATggtagtgtttattttttaatttatttggtacTGTAAAACACCTTTTCAGAATGACTAAATGCTGCATATGCATTTTGGAATTGTTAATATGTGAAAGGTATTACAGATTCAGCAAGAAAGGAAATTTGTGCTTCCTTGTTGaacattaaattattttactttgcattttataAGAGTACAAATTAAAACTGAGCCATTGAACTGCAATAAATCAACAATAGTGTCTCATTTCAAGAAATTTTTTGTATTGTACATAGATTTGTTCAATAAAACATTGTCCTTGTTGGTAATGAAGTGTTCAGTTTTATGTAGCACATTACTTCAAAAGGAATTAGGCTTAAGGTAAATGTTAAATAAGAAATTTATATTATGTTTCATAAGAGAATGAGGTATTTCAGTTAATATTACTATATTCAGATTATTGagtgattttaaaatacatggaaaacagaaaactctaaaagtttatataaaatagatatttttagaCATTGTTTAAACTAATTCCATATGCAGGAATTACAAGTTGATAGAACACTGTTTACTAAAGTTATTTCAGGTAAGTAGTTTCAGTATGAAATAGTAGCCTCTGCAAACTTAGTACATGGAAGACAAATGTCAGAACTCTCCAGGACAGTGGATGGACTGATCTACATTGGTACTTCTTCAGAGATGAAGAACCTCTGGTGGAACTTAAAGACTGTGAAGTCATTTTGAAATAAGATGCACATTATGATAACTGCTTCCTACAGAAGCACCTCAAATGGGAACATGTTTAAGCCAGTTAGTAATCTGTACCTAAAAGTGAGGTCCTTGGTCATGAGGGCTCCTACTCTTTGGGCTCACCAACAAAGGTAGACCTCCTATACTTTTTGCTATAATTTGCAACTTGGAAAAGTGAGGGCTGAAGTAGAAAGAGAAGCTCTTTGATGTGATGATAGCACTGCAAATGAAAGAATAGATATTCTGTTAATTacagtgatttgcaaatattacaAATGTTATGCTTTGAAAAACCCTATGAGAAAGTTATTAAAGCATTCCAGAGCTGAGATCTAGGATTCACCATCTATGATTTGTGGTCATATGATCTTAGATGATTAAATAAATGCATTGAGGTATTTAGATATAAAGTTACTGGGGTTATCTcgactttctattttttcttttctgaaatttgaGGAATGCTGGGAAGCAATTGAATATTAAATACATTTCCAAGACAAATGAATTAGATTGCTTTCATAGCCTAAAATTCATACTGATTTCAAGAGTCAGCCGATAATGAGGCCAGAAATTTGGGCTGTATAGCCATCGATACCTGAAATGGAGGCAATCCAGTATTACTTGgaataaatactaaaaatggGAGAGAGATTCATGCCTTATTTTTGGATActgcaaatggagaaaaaattaTTGTGTACCAGCTTACTTTATGTATGTTACCTCTAATTGTTGAAACAACCCAAAGATGGTTAGCACCAGTGCTTTTTAGACACGAAGGCTCAGGAAGGTTAAATAACCTGACTAGTCACATAGCTAATAAATGCAGAGGTGGGACTGAAAAATCTGCTGTTTCCTCCTAAAATCATGTCATGTAGTTTCCATTCTGGCATGCAGTTTTCCCTACAAATGTGGGGCACGAGCGGATCTGATAATACCCAAGTGGAAAGGGTTAGACTTGCTGAGGATCAGTGATTTCAGAGACAAAGGATGAAGTCTGGTACAGACAGGGCTGGTTGATGTTTCATTCTCTTCTACTAGCAGTGATTCTtaaaagtgtggtccccagaacAGCAGCATTATCACCTGAGAACTTACTGGAAATGCTAAATTTGGGGGACTGctctggcagtgcagtggttaggacttggcactttcacagGATTCCGTAAGTCACAAGGATGTGGTTGTGCCCCTGCCcccaagaaaacagaaatgctaCATTTTTGATCAACTGAGGGACCAATCTGTCTAAGTCGTCTAGGTGGTTTTGATCCACACTGTTTGAAAACCACAGATCTAAATCAACAAGGTTCTTTATATTTCCCTAGCAGTTAAACTATTAAATGTATAGAGCCTTCTTAGAAATCCAATTTCCAGGGCATTTAAGGAAGTCACCTTTAATAGGTTTTAAACAActactgttgaatgaatgaatatttttacCAGCTCTTATACCCCAAATCTGCTAatctaggaaaaaaattttccccATGAAGTATTCAGTGAAACTACCAGAATGTAGTTTAATGAAAAGAGCTCAAAGATGTGtgatcaaatatatttaaattctagCATAATAGCTttaaggcaactaagcccatcccACAGAATTCAGACTCCCTTGTCTGTTAAAAGGGGAGAGCCAATCTTGAAAGTTTAAGAATTAAGTGCCTGAAGGGCCTAGTGCTGAGCCCTtcctgttaatattttattgactTGACTTTCTTTTCATGTTATGGCTCCTGTACTGTCCTTGTTCTAGCCAAAAACAGCCATGCTGTTCCATGCATTTTTCACTGCGGCTCCCTCTACctgtacttctttttctgcttcacTCATTCTTTGCTTAATCTTCTTGAGCATCATTacactctccagaaagcagatgTCTCTTGATAATTCTGGATTTCTCTATTGAAACCTCTCTCTCCCAGTCTTCCTCTTCAGTAAATAGCAACTCCAGTTGCCCAAACCAAAACTTGCCACTCATCCCTGACTTGTTATCATGTTTTCCGCTCTCACCTGGACTATTTATTGTATTAATCTTCTAGTTGAGTTCCCTGCCTTTATCCTTGCCTTTCTGGCAGTCTGTTCTAGACAACAGCAGCCAAAATGATCCAGTTTGAAACAAGTCAGATCATACCATTCCTTGGTTTAAAATCCTCCAATGGCTTtacagttcattcatttattcaacaaatatttattgcatactATGTGCCAGCCTCTGTTAATagacaatgaaaaagaaaaaaaaaaaaatataaaaatccctGAATCTCAGAACTCACATTCTACTGGGGGGGAGGTACAAAAGTACAATATAAATGGTATAGAGAAAAGTAGGTAGAGACGTATAAGTAAGCATGGCATTGTAGGTGGTGATTTTAAACAGGATGATAAGAGATGATGATAGCACTTCTGATAACTGTTGGGCAGGGGAAATAATGAAGTAAGGGAAAGAAAGCCACTCAGACCtctgaaggaaggaagaatgtgCCAGGTAAGAGCAAGGGCTCTAAGGCAAGTACCTGCATGGTAAGTTTAAGACacaaaaagcaagaaaaccaCTGTGACTAGTCTGGAGAGACTGAGAATAGGAAATGCAGACTGAGGTAAAAGATAAAAGCCAAAGTCTTTACAATGGGCTGTAAGACTCTAGACTGCACTATTTGATACAGTAGCCACTAGCTACAAGTTACTGTTAAAAttcaagtaaaatttaaaattcacggATTCAATTACACTAGCTGTCTTACAAGAGCTCAATGGCTATGTGTGGCCGGCTGACAGTTACTATATTAGCACAGatgcaaaacagtttcatcttAGAAAGCACCTTTGGACAGGTGGTTCtgtatcagtggttctcaactgaggGAATTttgcaccccacccccaaagaAATATTTAAGGAGATATTTTGGCAGCCCAACTAGGGAAGAAGGCTAGCATCCATTGGGTAGAGGTCAGGGTTGCAGCTGGGCATCCTATAATGCACAGGGCAGACCCACAAAAAAGATTTATCCTGGCCAAAATGTTGATAATGCCTCTGATGAGAAACCCTGCTCTAGATCAATCTTGACTACAGCTCTAACCTCACTTCTTACTGCCGCCTCTTTGCACAAGCTGCTCCAGCCTCCTGGCCTGCTTTCCTATATGCCAAGCATTCTGTTCTTTCCTCAGAACCTCTATTGCTGCTTTTTCCTAGAACACCCTTCTGTGGTTCAGTCTCTTACTTTTTTCAGATCTTCCCTCAGTGTCATTTAGAGAAACCTTTCTTCACAGCCTGTATAAAATAGCAACATCCTCTCCTCCATCCCTCTGACTTCTCGCCATAGAATTTCCTGGCATTATTACATTTCTGTCTCCTTCTACTAAAATGCAAGCTCCAAAAGACCTGTAATTGCTCCCAGCAtaaaaaacagtgcctggcaagtgaaagtgagaaagtagtgctcagtaaatatgttacacacacacacacacacacacacacacacacagtttgagCATGTCTTTCATGCGTGAAAGTGAGAAAGTAGTGCTCAGTAAAtacgttacacacacacacacacacacacagtttgagCATGTCTTTCATGTGGCTCCGCACCAGTATTGTGAGCATTTATCTCTTTATTTGCAACACTCCCAAAAGCTCGGAGAAGGGTCTGTGTCATTTCTCATGGTAGGCGATCAATGCttaatgaaaaatgaagaattgGTATCTGATAAGTAAAATGTACCCTAAATGACATCCACTGGC from Dama dama isolate Ldn47 chromosome 31, ASM3311817v1, whole genome shotgun sequence encodes:
- the ZNF654 gene encoding zinc finger protein 654 isoform X1 gives rise to the protein MAEEESDQEAERLGEELVAIVESPPGPAGLRAAGDGRGGAGGGSCGGGGVGISSRDYCRRFCQVVEDYAGRWQVPLPQLQVLQTALCCFTSASASFPDECEHVQYVLSSLALSFFELLLFFGRDEFYEEPLKDILGSFQECQNHLRRYGNVNLELVTRIIRDGGPWEDPVLQAVLKAQPASQEIVNKYLSSENPLFFELRARYLIACERIPEAMALIKCCINHPEISKDLYFHQALFTCLFMSPVEDHLFQEHLLKTDCKSGIDIICNTEKEGKTMLALQLCESFLISQLQNGDMYCIWELIFIWSKLQLKSNPSKQVFVDQCYQLLRTATNVRVIFPFMKIIKDEVEEEGLQICVEICGCALQLDLHDDPKTKCLIYKTIAHFLPNDLEILRICALSIFFLERSLEAYRTVEELYKRPDEEYNEGSSSVQNRVRFELLPILKKGLFFDPEFWNFIMIKKNCVALLSDKSAVRFLNESALENSTGNVKKALDQHGLEEGLDSLTDQSTGELDPDDISGVQPKGPINAKKNLTALNASRVDHNVPRHRCMLCNKEFLGGHIVRHAQAHQKKGSFSCVICGRKFRNKGLMQKHLKNHVKKIQRQQIAAAQQEDQESPALEEMNCSDTFISFENGNSDNKDLEVETITGSSDGKKDVIPAHVGEFTEIPVNVSEDVIENITENGSPDTSLNNVSEPLPICVDDYEEEEDEEGDYEEDDYDLNQESSVLHKINGAVCHPKDIYATDQEGNFKCPALGCVRIFKRIGFLNKHARTVHPTDLNVRQTVMKWSKGKCKFCQRQFEDSQHFIDHLNRHSYPNVYFCLHFNCNESFKLPFQLAQHTKSHRIFQAQCSFPECHELFEDLPLLYEHEAQHYLSKTPESSAQPSETILWDVLTDAKSNHQEKDSSGNERQTISLPVSTSKSRKDVTEPKTCIESVEKKTDRVIQNGNEHSDDTVSDTSLTDQKMTDIEPNSENNCSINDLVNGHSGIEQTPLVSSDPAFKIDTNRIRTENGSILPSVVPQEHSTLPVSQAPSKPNPTSEHTSYGLILTKPYVRPLPPSYLDERYLSMPKRRKFLTDRVDACSDQDNVCKKSVKRLRCGKCLTTYCNAEALEAHLAQKKCQTLFGFDSDDESKSAVFSVGISVEVENAINRHTVKKIDICITQIIKHYSVHYFL
- the ZNF654 gene encoding zinc finger protein 654 isoform X3; the protein is MALIKCCINHPEISKDLYFHQALFTCLFMSPVEDHLFQEHLLKTDCKSGIDIICNTEKEGKTMLALQLCESFLISQLQNGDMYCIWELIFIWSKLQLKSNPSKQVFVDQCYQLLRTATNVRVIFPFMKIIKDEVEEEGLQICVEICGCALQLDLHDDPKTKCLIYKTIAHFLPNDLEILRICALSIFFLERSLEAYRTVEELYKRPDEEYNEGSSSVQNRVRFELLPILKKGLFFDPEFWNFIMIKKNCVALLSDKSAVRFLNESALENSTGNVKKALDQHGLEEGLDSLTDQSTGELDPDDISGVQPKGPINAKKNLTALNASRVDHNVPRHRCMLCNKEFLGGHIVRHAQAHQKKGSFSCVICGRKFRNKGLMQKHLKNHVKKIQRQQIAAAQQEDQESPALEEMNCSDTFISFENGNSDNKDLEVETITGSSDGKKDVIPAHVGEFTEIPVNVSEDVIENITENGSPDTSLNNVSEPLPICVDDYEEEEDEEGDYEEDDYDLNQESSVLHKINGAVCHPKDIYATDQEGNFKCPALGCVRIFKRIGFLNKHARTVHPTDLNVRQTVMKWSKGKCKFCQRQFEDSQHFIDHLNRHSYPNVYFCLHFNCNESFKLPFQLAQHTKSHRIFQAQCSFPECHELFEDLPLLYEHEAQHYLSKTPESSAQPSETILWDVLTDAKSNHQEKDSSGNERQTISLPVSTSKSRKDVTEPKTCIESVEKKTDRVIQNGNEHSDDTVSDTSLTDQKMTDIEPNSENNCSINDLVNGHSGIEQTPLVSSDPAFKIDTNRIRTENGSILPSVVPQEHSTLPVSQAPSKPNPTSEHTSYGLILTKPYVRPLPPSYLDERYLSMPKRRKFLTDRVDACSDQDNVCKKSVKRLRCGKCLTTYCNAEALEAHLAQKKCQTLFGFDSDDESKSAVFSVGISVEVENAINRHTVKKIDICITQIIKHYSVHYFL